One Chromobacterium paludis genomic window carries:
- a CDS encoding EVE domain-containing protein, producing MRYWLMKSEPDETSIDHLAAHPERFFEWTGVRNYQARNFMRDEMRPGDPVLFWHSSCPEPGIAGLAEVAAPAHPDSSQFDPASPYHDPKSDPANPRWQCVDVRFVKKTRLLSPAELRQHPPLEGMTVLKRGNRLSITPVTELEWAYLMDLLGT from the coding sequence ATGCGCTACTGGCTGATGAAGTCCGAACCGGACGAAACCTCGATTGATCACCTGGCGGCCCATCCCGAGCGGTTTTTCGAATGGACAGGCGTGCGCAATTACCAGGCGCGCAATTTCATGCGCGACGAGATGCGGCCCGGCGATCCGGTGCTGTTTTGGCACTCGTCCTGCCCGGAGCCGGGCATCGCCGGCCTGGCGGAAGTGGCGGCGCCGGCGCACCCCGACTCCAGCCAGTTCGATCCCGCCAGCCCCTATCACGACCCGAAGTCCGATCCGGCCAATCCGCGCTGGCAGTGCGTGGACGTGCGCTTCGTCAAAAAGACGCGGCTGCTGTCCCCGGCCGAGCTGCGGCAGCACCCGCCGCTGGAGGGCATGACCGTGCTCAAGCGCGGCAACCGGCTGTCCATCACGCCGGTGACGGAGCTGGAGTGGGCCTATCTGATGGATCTGCTGGGGACCTAG
- a CDS encoding DUF1294 domain-containing protein, translating into MILLLLLPLLVACLLGSLSWWWWLPYGVLALPTWLAYGLDKRAASRGQWRIPEARLQWLHLAGGWPAAWFAQRAFRHKTRKQPFLALYWLGALANAALPLGWLWLRNRA; encoded by the coding sequence ATGATTCTGCTATTGCTGCTGCCCCTGCTGGTGGCCTGTCTGCTGGGGAGCCTGTCCTGGTGGTGGTGGCTGCCCTATGGCGTGCTGGCGCTGCCTACCTGGCTGGCCTATGGGCTGGACAAGCGCGCGGCGAGTCGCGGCCAGTGGCGCATTCCGGAGGCCAGGCTGCAGTGGCTGCATCTGGCGGGCGGCTGGCCTGCTGCCTGGTTCGCGCAGCGCGCCTTCCGCCACAAGACCCGCAAGCAACCGTTTCTGGCGCTGTATTGGCTAGGCGCGCTGGCCAACGCGGCTTTGCCGCTGGGCTGGCTGTGGCTGCGTAACCGCGCCTAA
- a CDS encoding 5-formyltetrahydrofolate cyclo-ligase has translation MTSILPLLDKQALRRQIRRARMALPPAVRAEAARAIARHASRLLRRGKRIGGYLAAGSELDLSELLNAALWRGAGVYLPQIPRRGRRLWFTRLGAAERWYLHPRYRILEYDGHRLRAEKLDLIFVPLLAVDREGYRMGQGGGFYDTTLAFRRRHPLGGRPLLVGVAFDCQLVDAVPREAWDVRLDYLLTESGLRRLPLPEGGA, from the coding sequence ATGACCTCCATCCTTCCCCTACTGGACAAGCAGGCGCTGCGGCGCCAGATTCGTCGCGCCCGCATGGCCTTGCCGCCGGCCGTCCGCGCCGAAGCCGCCCGCGCCATCGCCCGCCACGCCTCGCGCCTGCTGAGGCGCGGCAAGCGCATAGGCGGCTATTTGGCCGCCGGTTCCGAGCTGGATCTCTCCGAATTGCTGAATGCCGCGCTGTGGCGCGGCGCCGGCGTCTATCTGCCGCAAATCCCGCGCCGCGGCCGCCGGCTGTGGTTTACCCGGTTGGGGGCGGCGGAGCGCTGGTATCTGCATCCGCGCTACCGCATCCTGGAATACGACGGACACAGGCTGCGCGCGGAGAAGCTGGACCTGATCTTCGTGCCCTTGCTGGCGGTGGACCGCGAAGGTTACCGCATGGGGCAAGGCGGTGGTTTTTACGATACCACTTTGGCTTTTCGCCGCCGCCACCCCCTCGGCGGGCGGCCCCTGTTGGTGGGCGTGGCCTTCGATTGCCAGCTGGTGGACGCGGTGCCGCGCGAAGCCTGGGACGTCAGGCTGGATTATCTATTGACCGAGTCCGGCTTGCGCCGCCTGCCGCTGCCGGAGGGCGGGGCATGA
- a CDS encoding cell division protein ZapA has translation MSDVVQMDIELLGRHFTIGTPAGEQETLREAVRLLEGKIGAIQQHGKVMDADKIAIMAALNIAHDLLKTKVGEGLEMAAFQRKIRGMSEAADQALSQSQQPLF, from the coding sequence ATGAGCGACGTGGTCCAGATGGACATCGAACTGTTGGGCCGCCATTTCACCATCGGCACCCCGGCCGGCGAACAGGAAACCCTGCGCGAGGCGGTGCGCCTGCTGGAAGGCAAGATCGGCGCCATCCAGCAGCACGGCAAGGTGATGGACGCCGACAAGATCGCCATCATGGCCGCGCTGAACATCGCGCATGACCTGCTGAAGACAAAAGTCGGGGAGGGCTTGGAGATGGCGGCGTTTCAGCGTAAAATACGCGGCATGAGCGAGGCGGCCGATCAGGCGCTGAGCCAAAGCCAGCAGCCGCTGTTCTAA
- a CDS encoding cobalamin-binding protein yields MKLWLVLCGLALAASAQAAISVQDATGQTVTLAKPARRIISLAPHATELLFAAGAGKQVVATVEYSDHPAAAKQLPRVGSFTGFSLEAVLRQQPDLVVAWQDGGAPRELERLKRLGVPVFISHPLQPGDVALEIDKLGRLAGTQAEAERAALQYRQRLAALQQRYGGRAPVRVFYQLSPSPIFTISGKSYIDSLIRACGGVNVFADLPLPAPQVSTASVVAAQPQAIVATDEASLAMWRRWKTLPAVAQGALFTLSDDAISIPGPRLVDGAAALCERLDTARQRLGLTAR; encoded by the coding sequence ATGAAGCTTTGGCTGGTTTTGTGCGGGCTGGCGCTGGCCGCAAGCGCGCAAGCGGCGATCAGCGTCCAGGATGCGACCGGACAGACGGTGACGCTGGCCAAGCCGGCGCGGCGCATCATCAGTCTGGCCCCGCACGCCACCGAGCTGTTGTTTGCCGCCGGGGCCGGCAAGCAGGTCGTGGCCACGGTCGAGTACAGCGACCATCCGGCTGCCGCCAAGCAACTGCCGCGCGTGGGCAGCTTCACCGGCTTCAGTCTGGAGGCGGTGCTGCGGCAACAGCCAGACTTGGTGGTGGCGTGGCAGGACGGCGGCGCCCCGCGCGAACTGGAAAGGCTGAAGCGACTGGGCGTGCCGGTATTCATCAGCCACCCGCTGCAGCCGGGCGACGTGGCGCTGGAAATCGACAAGCTGGGCCGCCTGGCCGGCACGCAGGCCGAGGCCGAGCGCGCGGCGCTGCAGTATCGACAGCGCTTGGCCGCCTTGCAGCAGCGCTATGGCGGCCGCGCCCCGGTGCGCGTGTTTTACCAACTGAGCCCATCCCCCATTTTCACCATCAGCGGCAAGAGCTATATCGACTCGCTGATCCGCGCCTGCGGCGGCGTCAATGTGTTCGCCGACCTGCCGCTGCCGGCGCCGCAAGTGTCCACGGCCTCGGTCGTGGCGGCGCAGCCACAGGCCATCGTCGCCACGGATGAGGCCTCGCTGGCGATGTGGCGGCGCTGGAAAACGCTGCCGGCCGTGGCGCAAGGCGCCTTGTTCACGCTGTCCGATGACGCCATCAGCATTCCGGGGCCGCGGCTGGTGGATGGCGCGGCGGCGCTGTGCGAGCGGCTGGACACGGCGCGGCAGCGGCTGGGTTTGACGGCCCGGTAG
- the cobU gene encoding bifunctional adenosylcobinamide kinase/adenosylcobinamide-phosphate guanylyltransferase: protein MPHLITGGARSGKSRHAEDLARQHGGAVCYMATAEVRDAEFARRVDRHRAQRPKHWGLAEAGRGLAAAMAAHDHSGGLLVVDCLGMWLMRFFGADGFDEAEFAVERDALLAVLGRLKGEALLVSNEVGWGVVAGDAETRRFVDELGRLNQLVAARCDRVTLVACGLPLALKGGAA, encoded by the coding sequence ATGCCCCATTTGATCACCGGCGGCGCCCGCAGCGGCAAGAGCCGGCATGCGGAAGACCTGGCCCGCCAGCATGGCGGCGCCGTGTGTTACATGGCCACCGCCGAGGTGCGCGACGCCGAGTTCGCCCGTCGCGTCGATAGGCACCGCGCCCAGCGTCCCAAGCACTGGGGGCTGGCCGAGGCCGGACGCGGATTGGCCGCCGCCATGGCCGCGCATGACCATTCGGGCGGGTTGCTGGTGGTCGATTGTCTGGGCATGTGGCTGATGCGCTTCTTCGGCGCCGACGGCTTCGACGAAGCCGAATTCGCCGTCGAGCGCGACGCCCTGCTGGCCGTGCTGGGCCGGCTCAAAGGCGAGGCGCTGCTGGTGTCCAACGAGGTGGGCTGGGGCGTGGTGGCGGGCGATGCCGAAACCCGCCGCTTCGTCGATGAGTTGGGGCGGCTCAACCAACTGGTGGCGGCGCGCTGCGACCGGGTGACGCTGGTGGCCTGCGGCCTGCCGCTGGCCCTGAAAGGCGGCGCGGCATGA